The proteins below are encoded in one region of Winogradskyella helgolandensis:
- a CDS encoding glycosyltransferase family 2 protein — MQPTHYFRLRKHDGHSVFPLIKNLPAEIVEQFECDHQYISHIAKAYDLSWQAVQKGYIGKAETYTQFENVPVVDNYRFARKYFSSFWVFYVLMVRLFCFYNPITEILGWWKTRKVMRSNYLETPLVYSDYDTFKSELIEQKPFVSVIIPTLNRYPYLKDVLSDLEQQDYTHFEVIVVDQSTPFQPEFYVNFQLEIQVVHQEEKALWLARNRAIKMAKGEYILLFDDDSRVDKNWISEHLKGLDFFKADLSSGVSISEVGAPTPAHYAYFKISDQLDTGNVLLKKDIFKAIGLFDRQFEKQRMGDGEFGLRSYLAGYLNISHPYAKRLHLKVGSGGLRDMGSWDAFRTNSLFEPRPIPSVLYYFRRYWGNTAARWSLLRTVPLSIMPYRFKGSKLMMIVGAMVSLFIFPLVVFQVFKSWRLAGKKLDEGALIEKLEVGSKK, encoded by the coding sequence TTGCAGCCTACACACTATTTTCGATTACGGAAACATGATGGACATTCTGTATTTCCTTTAATTAAAAATTTACCTGCTGAAATCGTTGAGCAATTTGAGTGTGATCATCAGTATATATCGCATATAGCTAAAGCTTATGATCTTTCATGGCAAGCCGTTCAAAAAGGTTATATTGGAAAAGCAGAAACCTATACGCAATTTGAAAACGTCCCAGTAGTAGATAATTACAGGTTTGCACGAAAATATTTTAGTTCATTTTGGGTTTTCTATGTTTTAATGGTACGCCTTTTTTGTTTTTATAATCCTATAACAGAAATTCTTGGCTGGTGGAAGACTCGTAAAGTAATGCGTAGTAACTATTTAGAAACGCCACTAGTATATTCAGACTATGATACTTTTAAATCAGAATTGATAGAACAGAAGCCTTTTGTTAGTGTGATTATCCCCACTTTAAATCGTTATCCGTATTTAAAGGATGTGTTATCCGATTTAGAGCAACAAGATTATACTCATTTTGAGGTTATTGTTGTCGATCAATCTACACCATTTCAACCTGAGTTTTATGTTAATTTTCAATTAGAGATTCAGGTCGTGCATCAAGAAGAAAAAGCCTTGTGGTTGGCCAGAAATCGCGCTATAAAAATGGCAAAAGGCGAGTATATCCTATTGTTTGATGACGATAGCCGTGTCGATAAAAATTGGATCAGTGAACATTTAAAAGGTTTAGATTTTTTTAAGGCAGATTTGTCTTCGGGAGTTTCTATTTCTGAAGTTGGAGCGCCAACACCAGCACATTATGCGTATTTTAAAATTAGTGATCAATTAGATACAGGAAATGTGTTGTTAAAAAAAGACATTTTCAAAGCCATAGGATTATTTGATCGACAGTTTGAAAAACAACGCATGGGTGATGGAGAGTTTGGCTTACGGTCGTATTTAGCAGGCTACTTAAATATATCTCATCCCTATGCAAAACGCTTACATTTAAAAGTAGGAAGCGGTGGTTTACGAGATATGGGGAGTTGGGATGCGTTTAGAACCAATTCGTTGTTTGAGCCGCGCCCTATACCCAGTGTGTTGTATTATTTTAGACGCTATTGGGGAAATACGGCAGCGCGTTGGTCGTTGTTGCGTACGGTGCCGTTATCTATTATGCCATATCGTTTTAAAGGATCAAAGTTGATGATGATAGTAGGAGCAATGGTTTCTCTATTTATTTTTCCTTTAGTGGTATTTCAAGTATTTAAGTCTTGGAGATTGGCTGGTAAGAAATTGGATGAAGGGGCACTTATTGAAAAGTTAGAAGTGGGAAGTAAAAAGTAA
- a CDS encoding sugar transferase, with amino-acid sequence MSNKKSIHFEVSERKILLRVVDLVMVFIGVYLLSLYFDFEYIEVSIDNNVALILLGVYFAVFSTIFEMYDLQKASQFDTTFKNIVITVSTVVLFYLLTPVLSPYLPDERLQIVYLYITLIISLTLWRIFYTNLIESPRFYKRVLLVGEISNIQGLIKALNTSDPNYKIVGFINSEASSVEAVKFKGLPEFEAKDFLETIKQENISEILVASFNSEAIMAGVYHDLISLLERGFKIRDYTQVYEELLHKVPIQFVGKDFYKYFPFSRSNENKLYMFTQRAFDIVFAFIGLAIGVLLLPFILIGNAIGNRGPLFYSQERVGKNSVPFNILKLRSMVINAEADGVKWAQKNDSRITKFGMFLRRSRLDEIPQFYNVLKGEMSIIGPRPERPFFVNELSQIIPFYETRHIINPGLTGWAQVSTRYGASVDDSLTKLQYDLYYIKHRSIFLDLNIVIKTLSTILYYRGQ; translated from the coding sequence ATGTCGAATAAAAAAAGTATACATTTCGAAGTTTCAGAACGCAAGATTCTCCTTAGGGTTGTTGACTTGGTAATGGTATTTATTGGAGTCTATTTATTAAGCCTGTATTTTGATTTTGAATATATTGAAGTCAGTATTGACAATAATGTTGCTTTAATTTTATTAGGGGTTTATTTTGCTGTTTTTTCCACTATTTTTGAAATGTACGACTTACAAAAAGCCAGTCAGTTTGATACTACGTTCAAAAATATAGTGATTACTGTTTCTACCGTCGTATTATTTTACCTATTAACCCCTGTGCTTTCGCCTTACTTACCTGATGAGCGATTGCAGATTGTTTACCTCTATATAACGCTTATTATTTCGCTTACTTTATGGCGTATTTTTTACACTAATTTAATCGAATCACCACGCTTTTATAAACGTGTACTTTTGGTTGGTGAAATTTCTAATATCCAAGGTTTAATTAAGGCATTAAATACTTCAGATCCCAATTATAAAATCGTTGGTTTTATTAATAGCGAAGCTTCTTCAGTTGAGGCTGTTAAATTCAAAGGGCTTCCAGAATTTGAAGCAAAAGACTTTTTAGAGACTATTAAACAGGAAAACATATCTGAAATTTTAGTCGCTAGTTTTAATTCAGAAGCCATCATGGCAGGGGTGTATCACGATCTGATTTCATTGCTAGAACGTGGATTTAAAATTAGAGATTATACTCAAGTTTATGAAGAGTTATTGCATAAAGTGCCTATTCAATTCGTGGGTAAAGATTTCTACAAATACTTTCCTTTTAGTCGCAGTAATGAAAATAAACTTTACATGTTTACACAGCGTGCTTTTGATATCGTTTTTGCCTTTATTGGTTTAGCGATTGGTGTGTTATTATTGCCTTTTATTTTAATAGGAAATGCCATAGGGAATAGAGGTCCTTTATTTTATTCTCAAGAGCGTGTTGGTAAAAATAGTGTGCCTTTTAATATTCTTAAGCTTAGAAGTATGGTGATTAATGCCGAAGCTGATGGTGTAAAGTGGGCACAAAAAAATGATTCTAGAATAACAAAATTTGGAATGTTTTTAAGACGCTCTCGTCTCGATGAAATTCCTCAATTTTACAATGTCCTTAAAGGTGAGATGAGTATTATTGGGCCACGTCCAGAACGCCCTTTCTTTGTGAATGAATTATCTCAAATTATTCCGTTTTATGAAACACGACATATCATTAATCCGGGTTTAACGGGTTGGGCGCAGGTCAGTACACGCTATGGTGCTTCAGTGGATGATAGCCTAACCAAACTTCAATATGATTTGTATTATATCAAACACAGAAGTATATTCTTAGACTTAAATATTGTTATTAAAACCTTAAGTACCATATTGTATTATAGAGGGCAGTAG
- a CDS encoding sulfotransferase family protein, whose product MKNKVFVIGFQKTGTTTLETVLIDLGYRVYGGDKQIIKIDSEEDRTTYIKSIMENFDVVQDMPWPIYFKELYNLYPNAKFILTYRDPEDWIRSMVKYFGNTKSVIRKKIYGEDQLEGNEALFLETYNRHNDAVLSFFQDKENFLLMDIKKDFNYKTLYPFLEISPIPNKPFPKSRSNKQALSNFRIYRNIRSLYHNIRRGH is encoded by the coding sequence ATGAAAAACAAAGTGTTTGTAATTGGTTTTCAAAAAACGGGAACTACTACTTTAGAAACTGTCTTGATTGATTTAGGATATCGTGTATATGGTGGAGATAAGCAAATTATAAAGATTGATAGTGAAGAGGATCGAACTACGTATATAAAGTCGATCATGGAAAATTTCGATGTGGTCCAAGATATGCCATGGCCCATATATTTTAAAGAGCTTTATAACTTATATCCTAATGCCAAATTTATATTAACTTATCGAGATCCAGAAGATTGGATACGAAGTATGGTTAAATATTTTGGAAACACTAAAAGTGTTATCAGGAAAAAAATTTATGGTGAGGATCAATTAGAAGGTAATGAAGCTTTATTTTTAGAAACTTATAATAGGCATAATGATGCTGTGCTTTCTTTTTTTCAAGACAAAGAAAATTTTTTACTTATGGATATTAAAAAGGATTTTAATTATAAAACACTGTATCCATTTTTAGAGATTTCTCCTATTCCAAATAAACCCTTCCCCAAAAGTAGATCTAATAAACAGGCTTTGTCTAATTTTAGGATTTATCGTAATATACGTTCTTTATATCATAATATTCGAAGAGGCCATTAA
- a CDS encoding O-antigen ligase family protein, with the protein MGTAMKHKRYDDNFIPLLLGHVFLGVAIYFFEPIARIYFLGVLFYFMWHIITSPEKDKTMYVLLGCAYIVGGEVFLRMTKGYFFYETGKYFVLLMMLLGIFYKGASGKAYPYFLYLILLVPAVIVASITLTYDANFRTNVTFVLAGPVTLGIATLFCYDKKITEQQILKILQYLVLPIISMTVYLFLYNPSIRDTISNTASNPATSGGFGPNQVSTALGMGMFVMVVRIYMQSPGFFLKVLNILIFAAIAFRAIVTFSRGGVFAAIICILAFLGILFLKSNYKVKNQIIGSTFVFLFAISSTWLLASVETGGMLDKRYANEDSLGREKGDATTGRGTLFMQEIDGFLQDPVLGIGASRTKDIRIQETGEYLPSHNEVGRLLGEHGMLGIIILLILIIKPLAFRASHSGSYFFYAFLFFWFATINHTGMRIAAPSLFYALALLNITNVKKKNIIHRKQLIQ; encoded by the coding sequence ATGGGAACAGCAATGAAACATAAGCGTTATGATGATAACTTTATCCCGCTCCTTTTAGGTCATGTGTTTTTAGGTGTCGCTATTTATTTTTTTGAACCCATTGCGCGTATTTATTTTTTAGGAGTATTGTTTTATTTTATGTGGCATATAATTACTTCACCCGAAAAGGATAAAACAATGTATGTTTTGTTGGGGTGTGCCTATATTGTTGGTGGTGAGGTGTTTTTGCGGATGACCAAAGGTTATTTCTTTTATGAAACAGGTAAATACTTTGTGTTATTAATGATGCTCTTAGGAATTTTTTACAAAGGTGCATCTGGTAAGGCTTATCCTTATTTTTTATATCTTATTTTATTAGTGCCAGCCGTTATCGTTGCTTCCATTACGTTGACTTATGATGCTAATTTTAGAACTAATGTAACGTTTGTCCTTGCTGGCCCCGTCACTTTAGGTATCGCCACCTTATTTTGTTATGATAAAAAAATAACAGAACAGCAAATTTTAAAGATCTTACAGTATTTAGTATTGCCTATTATTTCTATGACGGTGTATTTGTTTTTGTACAATCCCTCTATACGAGATACCATATCTAATACGGCATCTAACCCTGCAACTTCAGGGGGATTTGGACCGAACCAAGTTTCTACAGCTTTAGGCATGGGGATGTTTGTAATGGTGGTGCGTATTTATATGCAATCTCCAGGCTTCTTTCTGAAAGTTTTAAATATTTTGATTTTCGCCGCTATTGCATTTAGAGCTATTGTTACTTTTAGTCGAGGAGGAGTCTTCGCCGCTATAATATGTATCTTGGCATTTCTAGGGATTTTATTTCTAAAATCAAATTACAAAGTAAAAAATCAAATCATAGGCTCTACATTTGTGTTCTTATTTGCAATCAGTTCTACTTGGCTTTTAGCTTCCGTTGAAACGGGAGGTATGTTAGATAAGCGCTATGCCAATGAAGATTCGTTAGGCCGTGAAAAGGGAGACGCAACTACAGGTCGAGGTACATTGTTTATGCAAGAAATTGATGGGTTTTTACAAGACCCTGTACTGGGTATAGGGGCTAGTAGGACGAAGGATATTCGTATTCAAGAGACAGGAGAATATTTACCTTCACATAATGAAGTTGGTCGTTTATTAGGAGAGCATGGGATGCTTGGTATTATTATATTATTGATTTTAATTATAAAACCCTTAGCGTTTCGCGCAAGTCATTCGGGTAGTTATTTTTTTTATGCCTTTTTGTTTTTTTGGTTTGCCACCATTAATCATACAGGTATGCGGATTGCTGCACCATCGTTATTTTATGCATTGGCCTTATTAAATATTACAAATGTTAAGAAGAAAAATATTATACATAGGAAACAACTTATACAATAA
- a CDS encoding glycosyltransferase family 4 protein, translating to MKLVIISHTEHYQKSDGTIVGWGPTVTEINHLMAVFEEIVHLGMLYAGEAPASALPYTSSNIKFVNIPTVGGAGLKNKLKIITSAPKTLKLVRRFVNASDYFQLRTPTGIGVYLIPYLTWFTRTPGWYKYAGNWKQTSAPLGYAFQRWFLKRQLRTVTINGAWNDQPPHCETFENPCLTEADLALGKALMTTKRMVNPINLCYVGRLETPKGVGRVIDAVTALKPEDKAKLGVIHFVGDGNERNDFERQAALSGVDIRFHGFLSRHSVFEIYKDCHGFLMPTTASEGFPKVLAEAMNFGCVPIVSNISSIGQYIKTDDTGFVLSDIYKDTLSTYIIELINLSTPDYLRLVSNGQEVVKRFTFVYYNDHIKQAILN from the coding sequence ATGAAATTAGTAATCATATCTCATACCGAACACTATCAAAAAAGCGATGGTACTATTGTTGGTTGGGGGCCTACGGTTACTGAAATTAATCACCTTATGGCTGTTTTTGAAGAGATAGTTCATTTGGGGATGCTATACGCTGGTGAGGCTCCGGCAAGTGCATTACCCTATACGAGTTCCAACATAAAATTTGTAAATATTCCGACTGTTGGTGGAGCTGGCTTAAAGAATAAATTGAAAATTATAACATCGGCTCCAAAAACCTTAAAATTAGTTAGGCGTTTTGTTAACGCATCGGATTATTTTCAATTGCGCACTCCAACCGGAATAGGAGTTTATTTAATTCCTTATTTGACTTGGTTTACTAGAACTCCTGGCTGGTATAAATATGCTGGAAATTGGAAACAAACCTCTGCCCCTTTAGGCTATGCTTTTCAGCGTTGGTTCTTAAAAAGGCAATTGCGAACAGTTACCATTAATGGAGCTTGGAACGACCAGCCGCCACATTGCGAGACTTTTGAAAATCCGTGTTTAACTGAAGCAGATTTAGCTTTAGGTAAAGCCCTTATGACCACAAAAAGAATGGTGAATCCGATTAATTTATGTTATGTTGGACGATTAGAAACACCAAAAGGAGTTGGACGTGTTATTGACGCTGTAACAGCATTAAAACCTGAAGACAAAGCTAAATTAGGTGTTATTCATTTTGTTGGTGATGGTAATGAACGCAACGATTTTGAACGGCAGGCTGCATTAAGCGGAGTGGATATTCGGTTTCACGGGTTTTTATCACGTCACTCTGTTTTTGAAATTTATAAAGACTGTCATGGTTTTTTAATGCCAACTACGGCATCGGAAGGCTTTCCAAAAGTATTGGCAGAAGCAATGAATTTTGGGTGTGTTCCCATCGTTTCCAACATTTCTTCTATTGGGCAATATATTAAAACCGATGACACTGGTTTTGTATTATCCGATATATATAAAGATACGCTTAGCACCTATATTATTGAATTGATAAATTTGTCTACACCTGATTATTTACGGCTAGTGTCTAATGGCCAGGAGGTTGTAAAACGTTTTACGTTTGTATACTATAATGACCATATCAAACAGGCTATTTTAAATTAA
- a CDS encoding lipoprotein N-acyltransferase Lnb domain-containing protein: MKLKLLSFILLLTIASTFAQQFQLSDNAKISVITIGPGESLNDAFGHNAFRIKDQNRGIDVVYGYGEYDFGAPNFYLKFAQGKLNYLISRHNFSSFYYAYTNANRTIEEQVLNLSTEEKQNLFNFLENNYKPENRRYLYDFFYDNCATRIRDVAQTTTNGNLKFITPEYLEPKTFRELIHEQVGLNTWGSFGIDIALGSVIDRQAEAEEFMFLPKYIHAFFETAETSSSEPLIKNATVLYQKQGTNTSNILFSPLVVIGLVAILVLFITYKDYKSKARSKWLDFLLFSVTGIIGVLILFLWFATDHSATAQNYNVLWAFPLNIFVIAQLLKPEVKTWFKKYLKFLIIMLCLLTSHWIIGVQVFAIGLIPLLIALLVRYIYLVKLFNQN; encoded by the coding sequence ATGAAATTAAAGTTACTCTCGTTTATTTTACTATTGACTATTGCTTCCACATTTGCTCAGCAATTTCAACTTTCTGACAACGCAAAAATATCGGTAATTACTATCGGACCTGGTGAATCGCTAAATGACGCTTTCGGACATAATGCATTCAGAATTAAAGATCAAAATCGAGGAATCGACGTTGTTTACGGTTACGGAGAGTACGATTTTGGCGCACCTAATTTTTATTTAAAATTCGCACAAGGAAAACTCAACTATCTTATTAGTAGACATAACTTCAGTAGCTTTTATTATGCTTATACCAATGCGAATCGTACGATTGAAGAACAGGTTTTAAACCTTTCTACTGAAGAAAAACAGAATCTATTCAATTTCCTAGAAAACAATTACAAACCTGAAAATAGACGGTATTTATATGATTTTTTCTATGATAATTGTGCCACTCGAATTAGAGATGTAGCACAAACTACAACAAATGGTAACCTAAAATTTATAACTCCTGAATATCTAGAGCCAAAAACATTTCGAGAACTTATACATGAGCAAGTCGGCTTAAATACTTGGGGAAGCTTTGGAATAGATATTGCGTTAGGATCTGTAATCGACAGACAAGCAGAAGCTGAAGAATTTATGTTTTTGCCAAAATATATACATGCATTTTTTGAAACCGCCGAAACAAGCTCTTCTGAACCTTTAATTAAAAACGCAACGGTGTTGTACCAAAAACAAGGCACAAATACGTCCAACATCCTATTCAGTCCATTAGTAGTAATTGGTCTAGTTGCTATCCTTGTTTTATTTATAACATATAAGGATTATAAAAGTAAGGCACGAAGCAAATGGTTAGACTTTTTACTTTTTAGTGTTACAGGAATTATAGGTGTCCTCATTCTATTTTTATGGTTTGCCACAGACCATTCTGCTACAGCTCAAAATTACAATGTATTATGGGCATTCCCGCTTAACATTTTTGTAATTGCTCAGCTACTTAAGCCAGAAGTTAAAACATGGTTTAAAAAGTATTTAAAATTTCTAATCATAATGCTTTGTTTACTAACCTCACATTGGATTATCGGTGTGCAAGTATTTGCTATAGGTTTAATTCCTTTGCTCATTGCATTATTGGTAAGATATATCTATTTAGTAAAATTATTTAATCAGAATTAG
- a CDS encoding glycosyltransferase family 4 protein — protein sequence MKILILYTFNKSFLSRFYEELAVSLVSFGYDVTVFSLKGQDNAFLRDNVHYVIKSKGNLLKCYHEIYYNIKQTKPDVIISNFSYVNPALLFGKLFRVKQNIAWIHTLTEQINPSKKQKFIKRHFLKLANLVIVNSEYLKQDLVAHFKVPPTKLKAIPFWATLDAFKKESLGQTSQNSHFKIGCPGRLVPDKNQDLIISALSKLDSNKNVTLYLAGEGPNKQYLKKRINMHKLEKQIVLLGGLSSDEMIGFYNDMDVIVLPSSHEAFGLVFIEAISQGVPVLVSSAFGALTFIDPNYVGLSDIVFDPKDSTSLKSKLENIINGKGRPNQYYIDLYNNHFSKDNIVHQFKDLLIL from the coding sequence TTGAAAATACTAATATTATATACTTTTAATAAAAGTTTTTTATCCCGTTTTTATGAAGAATTAGCTGTTAGTTTAGTTTCCTTTGGCTATGATGTTACGGTGTTTTCTTTAAAAGGACAAGATAATGCGTTTCTGAGGGATAATGTCCATTATGTAATTAAGTCTAAAGGGAATCTTTTAAAATGTTACCATGAGATTTATTACAACATAAAACAGACTAAACCCGATGTTATTATTTCAAATTTCAGTTATGTCAATCCAGCATTGCTTTTTGGTAAATTGTTTAGAGTAAAACAGAATATAGCATGGATACATACACTTACCGAGCAAATCAATCCAAGTAAAAAACAAAAATTTATAAAACGACACTTTTTAAAACTAGCCAATTTGGTTATTGTTAATTCTGAATATTTAAAACAAGATTTGGTGGCTCATTTTAAAGTACCTCCTACGAAATTAAAAGCTATTCCTTTCTGGGCCACATTAGATGCTTTTAAAAAGGAGTCTTTAGGACAAACAAGTCAAAATTCACATTTTAAAATAGGGTGTCCTGGCCGTTTGGTTCCAGATAAGAATCAGGATTTAATTATCTCTGCATTATCTAAATTAGATAGTAATAAAAATGTAACTCTATATTTAGCAGGCGAAGGCCCTAATAAGCAATATCTCAAAAAGCGTATTAATATGCATAAATTAGAGAAACAGATTGTGTTATTGGGAGGCTTATCTAGCGATGAAATGATTGGGTTTTATAACGATATGGATGTTATTGTTCTCCCTAGTTCGCATGAAGCTTTTGGACTGGTATTTATAGAAGCAATATCTCAAGGCGTTCCTGTTTTAGTGTCTTCTGCATTTGGTGCTTTAACATTTATAGATCCTAATTATGTTGGTTTATCAGATATTGTTTTTGATCCTAAGGATAGTACATCTTTAAAATCGAAATTAGAAAATATTATAAATGGGAAAGGGAGACCTAATCAATATTATATTGATTTGTATAACAATCATTTTAGTAAAGACAATATAGTGCATCAATTTAAAGACCTATTAATTTTGTAA
- a CDS encoding glycosyltransferase family 4 protein, producing MLRRKILYIGNNLYNNKTNPSSIQVIGSQLESEGFDMFYSSSKNNKVLRLLDMLYSCIKYRNAVSNVIIDTYSTSNFYFAVLVGQLCQFLKLPYVLSLNGGNLPARLQNSPRLCSITFKPAKALVSPSLYLMDAFHNHGYMDVVYIPNALNLNQYKFKTRPIEDLNLFWLRSFCKIYNPCLAVDILKALQDLGYNATLCMAGPDTDGSLRKVKKHAKALNVEIYTPGKLTKAEWTHLAKNYNVFINTTNFDNMPVSVIEAMALGLPIVSTNVGGMPFLIEDGVDGVLVPPNNSKAFVDAILKLKSQPEATEVMVANARKKVELYDWQLLKEEWRKVLGDEKII from the coding sequence ATGTTAAGAAGAAAAATATTATACATAGGAAACAACTTATACAATAATAAAACCAATCCTTCCTCTATACAGGTTATAGGGAGCCAATTAGAGAGCGAAGGGTTTGATATGTTTTATAGTTCTAGTAAGAACAATAAGGTTTTAAGGCTATTAGATATGCTTTATTCTTGTATAAAATATAGAAATGCTGTTAGTAACGTCATTATTGATACCTATAGTACAAGTAATTTTTATTTTGCGGTGTTAGTCGGGCAATTGTGTCAATTTTTAAAATTGCCTTATGTTTTAAGCCTTAACGGTGGTAATTTGCCTGCCCGATTACAAAATAGTCCTAGGTTATGTTCCATTACTTTTAAGCCTGCGAAGGCCTTGGTATCACCATCCTTGTATTTGATGGATGCTTTTCATAACCATGGCTATATGGACGTTGTATATATTCCTAACGCACTGAATTTAAATCAATATAAATTTAAGACGAGACCTATAGAAGACCTTAATTTATTTTGGCTGCGTTCCTTTTGTAAAATATATAATCCTTGTTTAGCAGTTGATATTTTAAAAGCGTTACAAGATCTTGGTTATAATGCTACTTTATGTATGGCAGGTCCAGATACGGATGGTTCTCTTAGAAAAGTAAAAAAACACGCTAAGGCTTTAAATGTAGAGATTTATACCCCGGGAAAACTGACTAAAGCAGAATGGACGCATCTCGCTAAAAATTATAATGTGTTTATCAATACTACTAACTTTGATAATATGCCAGTCAGTGTTATTGAAGCCATGGCCTTAGGTTTGCCCATTGTTTCTACCAATGTTGGAGGCATGCCATTTCTCATTGAAGATGGTGTTGATGGTGTTTTAGTACCGCCTAATAATTCTAAAGCTTTTGTAGATGCTATTTTAAAATTAAAGTCTCAGCCTGAAGCAACAGAAGTTATGGTCGCTAATGCTCGTAAAAAAGTAGAATTATATGATTGGCAGTTATTAAAAGAAGAGTGGCGTAAGGTTTTAGGGGATGAAAAAATTATTTAA
- a CDS encoding glycosyltransferase family 4 protein, with protein MKKKILLVTSEFPPQPGGIGDHAYNVALYLSRAGYDVSVIADQRSVHGKEEADFDVTLPFKVLRVAITNPRFKMYINRIRHLSTAIKSADVVIASGKFSLWSVAMLRRGQSTASLAVIHGSEVNFTNTLLKTSINWALQRFAKIIAVSQFTKSLIPATIQEKTVVIPNGFNSDKWHIKTSTDIELKGTPKLITVGHVSERKGQHEVIKLLPKLALRFPNITYHCVGLPTEQKACELLAKQLGVENRVCFHGRVNNAVLKSALEASDVFVMLSTITTTGDVEGFGIALLEANALGVPSIGAKGCGIEDAIKEGESGALVTLGDEAAFQAALEHLLSSKAAYAETSKAWANEHQWNIIIKKYIEELERLTDNTK; from the coding sequence TTGAAAAAAAAAATCCTTTTAGTTACCTCTGAATTCCCGCCGCAACCTGGTGGTATTGGTGATCATGCTTATAACGTCGCGCTTTATTTAAGTCGTGCTGGTTACGATGTTTCTGTTATTGCAGATCAACGTTCAGTACATGGGAAGGAAGAGGCTGATTTTGATGTTACTTTACCTTTTAAAGTGTTGCGAGTTGCGATAACTAACCCTCGTTTTAAGATGTATATCAACAGAATTAGGCATTTGAGCACAGCAATTAAATCAGCTGATGTGGTTATTGCTTCAGGTAAATTTTCGTTGTGGAGTGTGGCTATGTTACGACGAGGACAATCTACTGCAAGTTTAGCCGTCATACATGGCTCTGAAGTTAACTTTACCAATACATTATTAAAAACCAGTATTAATTGGGCTTTGCAACGGTTTGCTAAAATTATAGCGGTATCGCAATTTACAAAATCGTTAATTCCTGCTACAATTCAGGAAAAGACGGTAGTCATTCCTAATGGTTTTAATTCAGATAAGTGGCATATTAAAACCTCTACAGACATAGAATTAAAAGGTACGCCTAAATTGATTACGGTAGGTCATGTCAGTGAACGCAAAGGGCAACATGAAGTGATTAAACTTTTACCAAAATTAGCATTGCGTTTTCCAAATATTACTTACCATTGCGTCGGATTACCAACAGAACAAAAGGCTTGCGAATTATTAGCAAAACAATTGGGTGTAGAGAATCGAGTTTGTTTTCATGGTCGTGTCAATAATGCTGTTTTGAAATCAGCTTTAGAGGCTAGTGATGTCTTTGTAATGTTGAGTACCATAACCACCACAGGAGATGTTGAAGGCTTTGGAATTGCACTATTGGAAGCAAATGCCTTAGGGGTTCCAAGCATTGGTGCCAAAGGCTGTGGTATTGAAGATGCCATAAAAGAAGGCGAATCTGGAGCTTTAGTGACGTTGGGAGATGAAGCTGCTTTTCAAGCTGCTTTAGAGCATTTATTGAGTTCGAAAGCAGCGTATGCTGAAACCTCAAAAGCATGGGCAAATGAGCACCAATGGAATATCATTATTAAAAAATATATAGAAGAACTGGAAAGATTGACCGATAATACTAAATAG